In Wenyingzhuangia fucanilytica, the following are encoded in one genomic region:
- the modA gene encoding molybdate ABC transporter substrate-binding protein has protein sequence MLFIACNSKKSSDKKDEIVIATAANMQFSMKEITTAFEKETNIKCSLVISSSGKLTAQIKEGAPYDVFVSANMKYPEEIYNSGFAHTSPKIYAFGKLALWSLNKQIKPNLTLLKDDRIKHIALANPDTAPYGFASVEVMKKLDIYNEVKNKLVYGESISQTNQFITLQSVEIGFTAMSVVLSSAMKEKGNWIEIDKSLYTPIKQGVVVIKNKNIINPSAIKFYDFLFTDKAQIILKNYGYDVHQ, from the coding sequence ATGTTATTCATTGCTTGTAACTCAAAAAAAAGCTCTGATAAAAAAGATGAGATTGTAATAGCTACAGCAGCAAACATGCAATTTTCCATGAAAGAAATTACCACTGCTTTTGAAAAAGAAACAAATATTAAATGTAGCCTTGTTATTAGTTCATCTGGGAAATTGACTGCCCAAATTAAAGAGGGTGCTCCTTATGATGTTTTTGTATCGGCTAACATGAAGTATCCAGAAGAAATTTACAACTCTGGTTTTGCCCATACATCTCCTAAAATATATGCTTTTGGAAAATTGGCTTTATGGTCTTTGAACAAACAGATAAAACCCAATTTAACTCTTTTAAAAGATGATCGTATTAAACATATTGCACTAGCAAATCCTGATACTGCCCCTTATGGTTTTGCAAGCGTAGAAGTTATGAAAAAATTAGACATTTATAATGAAGTTAAAAACAAATTGGTTTATGGGGAAAGTATTTCTCAAACCAATCAATTTATAACGCTCCAATCTGTAGAAATAGGCTTTACGGCCATGTCTGTAGTTTTGTCGTCTGCAATGAAAGAAAAAGGAAATTGGATAGAAATAGATAAATCTCTTTACACTCCTATTAAACAAGGGGTGGTTGTGATTAAAAACAAAAACATTATAAATCCATCAGCAATAAAATTTTATGATTTTTTATTTACTGATAAAGCCCAAATAATTTTAAAAAATTATGGATATGATGTTCATCAATAG
- a CDS encoding polysaccharide lyase family 7 protein, giving the protein MIERKNKILVQLLASFCCLLLLSNCANSKKESNQKKVKAASYPSDVIPFMDEWKLLCGDGTRSEELTNFEHKDFFYVANDGATDWVVYKTPNSGITSKTSSNTRTELGQKKLWKTETGGKLTGTLKVMHVSTSGDARVAASYSVVVGQIHGMEGHENEPLKIFYKKFPGHTKGSVFWNYEINTEGSNSKRWDYSSAVWGNDISVVGTSPNSYPKEPSDGIKIGEEFSYEVNVYQGIMYLTFTSKGHKTVKFKKSLIKSDFSKKSDIPEQIHSLYAAIGRDGVEQENAYANQLQIFKQGAYNQTNGKDPEKNIVWSTGAETYDGDIAKQYANGCYAEVWFRNGTLGEGSLPNDQ; this is encoded by the coding sequence ATGATAGAAAGAAAAAACAAAATATTAGTACAATTATTAGCATCATTTTGCTGTTTGTTGTTACTAAGTAATTGTGCCAATTCTAAAAAAGAATCAAATCAAAAAAAGGTAAAAGCAGCTAGTTATCCTAGTGATGTTATTCCATTTATGGATGAGTGGAAATTACTTTGTGGAGATGGAACCAGAAGTGAAGAATTAACAAATTTTGAACATAAAGATTTTTTTTATGTGGCAAATGATGGTGCTACTGATTGGGTAGTTTATAAAACTCCAAATTCAGGAATTACTTCTAAAACTTCTAGTAATACAAGAACTGAATTAGGTCAAAAAAAACTTTGGAAAACCGAAACAGGAGGAAAGCTAACAGGTACTTTAAAAGTGATGCATGTTTCTACTTCGGGAGATGCTAGAGTTGCTGCCTCATATTCAGTTGTAGTTGGACAAATTCATGGAATGGAAGGTCATGAAAACGAGCCTTTAAAGATATTCTATAAAAAATTTCCGGGGCATACCAAAGGGTCTGTTTTTTGGAATTATGAAATCAATACCGAAGGTTCAAATTCTAAAAGATGGGATTATTCATCAGCAGTGTGGGGAAATGATATTTCTGTAGTTGGTACTAGTCCTAATTCTTATCCGAAAGAACCAAGTGATGGTATTAAAATAGGAGAGGAGTTTAGTTACGAAGTTAATGTCTATCAAGGAATCATGTATCTTACTTTTACAAGCAAAGGACACAAAACTGTAAAGTTTAAAAAGAGCTTAATAAAATCTGATTTCTCTAAAAAATCAGATATTCCAGAACAAATACATAGTCTATATGCCGCAATTGGTAGAGATGGTGTTGAACAGGAAAACGCTTATGCAAATCAACTACAAATTTTTAAGCAAGGAGCCTATAACCAAACCAATGGAAAAGATCCTGAAAAAAATATAGTTTGGAGTACTGGAGCAGAAACTTACGATGGAGATATTGCCAAACAATATGCTAATGGATGTTATGCAGAGGTTTGGTTTAGAAACGGAACTTTAGGAGAGGGGAGTTTACCTAACGATCAATAA
- a CDS encoding family 43 glycosylhydrolase, with translation MKYFGSILLILIVGNISFAQNPFITHMYTADPSARVFNDTLYVYPSHDPDKAEWFDMVDWHVFSTTDMVNWTDHGVALDIKDVKWAKKYAWAPDCIKVNNKYYFYFPTDQFHIGVAVSESPIGPFVDPLGKPLISMDTKGVVCNRDFIDPGVFIDDDGQAYLYMGQLVVNAIKLNKDMISYDGKVHLLEGTDDFFEASWMHKYNGKYYLSYVGTSGEIKYCMADNPLGPFEYKGVILEKMNSGTNHHSIVEYKGQWYMFYHNSDLYYKNNPNVEKKFGWGHEESPHTYRRSICFDKLYYNDDGTIQQVIPTK, from the coding sequence ATGAAATACTTTGGTTCTATTCTTTTAATACTAATTGTTGGGAACATTTCTTTTGCTCAAAATCCTTTTATAACACATATGTATACTGCAGATCCATCTGCTAGAGTATTTAATGATACGTTATATGTATATCCTTCTCATGATCCAGACAAAGCAGAATGGTTTGATATGGTAGATTGGCACGTTTTTTCAACTACCGATATGGTAAATTGGACAGATCATGGTGTTGCTTTAGATATTAAAGATGTTAAGTGGGCAAAAAAATATGCTTGGGCTCCAGATTGTATAAAAGTTAATAATAAATATTATTTCTATTTTCCAACCGATCAATTTCATATTGGTGTTGCTGTAAGCGAATCTCCTATAGGTCCGTTTGTAGATCCGTTAGGAAAGCCATTAATTTCAATGGATACCAAAGGAGTAGTTTGTAATAGAGACTTTATAGACCCAGGAGTGTTTATAGATGATGATGGTCAAGCTTATTTGTACATGGGACAATTGGTTGTAAACGCTATCAAACTAAATAAAGATATGATTTCCTACGATGGTAAAGTTCATTTATTAGAAGGAACTGATGATTTTTTTGAAGCTTCGTGGATGCATAAATACAACGGAAAGTATTATTTGTCTTATGTTGGTACTAGCGGTGAAATAAAATATTGTATGGCCGATAATCCACTAGGGCCTTTTGAATATAAAGGAGTTATTCTAGAAAAAATGAATAGTGGTACAAACCATCATTCCATCGTAGAGTACAAAGGGCAATGGTATATGTTTTACCATAATTCTGATTTATACTATAAAAACAATCCTAACGTAGAAAAAAAGTTTGGTTGGGGGCACGAAGAAAGTCCTCATACATATCGTAGATCTATATGTTTTGATAAATTGTATTATAACGATGATGGAACCATCCAACAAGTAATACCAACTAAATAA
- a CDS encoding RecQ family ATP-dependent DNA helicase → MNQDKIDLYGPLKKYFGFNKFKGLQEGVVRSIAEGNDTFVIMPTGGGKSLCYQLPALMKEGTAIVVSPLIALMKNQVDAIRGISEHQGVAHVLNSSLNKTEITRVKSDIENGITKLLYVAPESLTKDEYVDFLKEQNISFFAIDEAHCISEWGHDFRPEYRNLRKIIERIGNVPIIGLTATATPKVQEDIIKTLGMNNANTFKASFNRPNLFYEVKPKTKEVVTDIIRFIKQRSGKSGVIYCLSRKKVEEIAQTLQVNGISALPYHAGLDAKTRAKHQDMFLMEDVDVIVATIAFGMGIDKPDVRFVIHHDIPKSLESYYQETGRAGRDDGEGYCLAFYAYKDIEKLEKFMANKPVSEQELGHALLQEVVGYAETSISRRQYLLHYFGEEFDPVNGLGAKMDDNTKNPKKKTEATDCVVKLLKVVKGSKEKYKAKDLVATLMGKANAMLISHKTNERDFFGIGKDKSNEYWTALIRQTLVAGYLRKEIEQYGVVKITKEGLDFIKNPTSFMMTEDHIYVDENDKSIIIANAKNKAAMTTDEQLMGLLKSLRKDVGKKKGIPPYAIFQDPSLEDMTLKYPTTIEELSNIHGVGDGKAKKFGAEFIALIAKYVEENNIDKPDDLVVKTTGEKSGLKLYIIQNTDRKLPLEDIARAKGIEMSELIKEIESIVYSGTKLNIDYYLEDILDEDQQEEIYDYFMEAESDDIKSALDEFDGDYDDEELRLMRIKFISEVAN, encoded by the coding sequence ATGAATCAAGATAAAATTGATTTGTACGGGCCGCTAAAAAAGTATTTTGGCTTCAACAAATTTAAGGGTTTACAGGAAGGTGTAGTTAGGAGTATTGCAGAAGGAAATGACACTTTTGTAATTATGCCAACAGGGGGAGGAAAATCACTTTGTTATCAACTCCCAGCACTAATGAAAGAAGGGACTGCAATTGTAGTTTCCCCTTTAATTGCATTGATGAAAAATCAAGTAGATGCTATTAGAGGTATTTCGGAACATCAAGGAGTAGCACATGTGTTAAACTCTTCTTTAAACAAAACAGAAATAACTAGGGTTAAATCTGACATAGAAAATGGAATTACTAAGCTTTTATATGTAGCTCCAGAATCTTTAACTAAAGATGAATATGTAGATTTTTTAAAAGAACAAAACATATCTTTTTTTGCTATTGATGAAGCTCACTGTATCTCTGAATGGGGACATGATTTTAGACCTGAGTACAGAAATCTTAGAAAAATTATTGAAAGAATTGGGAATGTGCCTATTATTGGTTTAACCGCTACAGCCACCCCTAAAGTTCAAGAAGATATTATTAAAACTTTAGGAATGAATAATGCCAATACTTTTAAGGCATCGTTTAACCGTCCTAATTTGTTTTATGAAGTAAAGCCTAAAACCAAAGAAGTAGTTACAGATATCATCCGTTTTATTAAACAGAGATCAGGTAAGTCTGGAGTTATTTATTGTTTGAGTAGAAAAAAGGTTGAAGAAATAGCACAAACATTACAGGTAAATGGAATTTCTGCATTGCCTTATCATGCAGGTTTAGACGCTAAGACTAGAGCCAAACATCAAGACATGTTTTTAATGGAAGATGTTGATGTAATTGTGGCTACCATTGCTTTTGGAATGGGGATAGACAAGCCAGATGTTCGTTTTGTAATTCACCATGATATTCCTAAAAGTTTAGAAAGCTATTATCAAGAAACAGGTAGAGCTGGTCGTGATGATGGTGAGGGATATTGTTTGGCTTTTTATGCCTACAAAGACATAGAAAAATTAGAAAAATTCATGGCTAATAAACCCGTTTCAGAACAAGAACTTGGTCATGCATTATTACAAGAAGTAGTTGGTTATGCCGAAACTTCAATAAGTAGAAGACAATATTTATTACATTATTTTGGAGAAGAGTTCGATCCTGTAAACGGATTAGGTGCCAAAATGGATGATAATACCAAAAATCCTAAAAAGAAAACCGAAGCTACCGACTGTGTAGTAAAACTATTAAAAGTAGTTAAAGGTTCTAAGGAAAAATATAAAGCAAAAGATTTAGTGGCTACCCTAATGGGAAAAGCCAATGCAATGTTAATATCTCATAAAACCAATGAAAGAGATTTCTTTGGAATAGGAAAAGATAAGAGCAATGAGTATTGGACAGCTTTAATAAGACAAACTTTAGTTGCAGGTTATTTGCGTAAAGAAATTGAGCAATATGGAGTGGTTAAAATTACCAAAGAAGGACTAGATTTTATTAAAAATCCTACTTCTTTTATGATGACCGAAGACCATATTTATGTTGATGAAAATGATAAGTCTATCATCATAGCCAATGCAAAGAACAAGGCTGCTATGACTACCGATGAGCAATTAATGGGCTTGTTAAAATCTTTGCGAAAAGATGTTGGAAAGAAAAAAGGAATTCCTCCTTATGCTATTTTTCAAGATCCATCATTAGAGGATATGACACTAAAATATCCTACTACCATAGAGGAGTTGTCTAATATACATGGAGTAGGTGATGGTAAAGCTAAAAAGTTTGGAGCTGAGTTTATTGCATTGATTGCTAAATACGTTGAAGAAAACAATATTGATAAACCTGATGATTTGGTGGTAAAAACTACTGGAGAAAAGTCTGGGTTAAAATTATATATCATTCAAAACACCGACCGTAAATTACCTTTAGAGGACATTGCTCGTGCTAAAGGAATTGAAATGTCTGAATTGATAAAAGAAATTGAATCAATTGTTTATTCTGGAACTAAATTAAATATTGACTATTATTTAGAAGATATTTTAGACGAGGATCAGCAAGAGGAAATATATGATTACTTTATGGAAGCAGAAAGTGATGATATTAAAAGTGCCCTAGATGAGTTTGATGGTGATTACGATGATGAAGAATTAAGATTAATGAGAATTAAGTTTATTAGCGAAGTGGCTAACTAG
- a CDS encoding glutamate synthase subunit beta, whose amino-acid sequence MGKVTGFKEFERKDESYKAVEERVHNYNEFTVPLTEAEITEQGSRCMDCGIPFCHSGCPLGNLIPDFNHMVHQGEWQKASLILHSTNNFPEFTGRLCPAPCEKACVLGIIEDPISIENIEKNIVERAFKEGWIKPQPPKNRTGKTVAVVGSGPAGLAAAQQLNRAGHTVTVFERDDEVGGLLRYGIPNFKMEKGIIDRRVAILEAEGITFKVNANVGVNVSVEELKAFDAITLCGGATQRRSLPTPGIDADGVVQAMDFLTQQTKVVFGKEVKDQVLATDKNVIVIGGGDTGSDCVGTSNRQGAKSVANFEIMPKPPGHRSPTTPWPYWPLQLKTSTSHKEGCDRNWLINTKEFIKDENGKLTALKTVNVEWKMVPGQRPQLIEIEGSEKIWPCDLALLALGFTGPEATIAEQLGIETDARSNYKAEYGSYQTNIPNVFAAGDMRRGQSLIVWAISEGREAARQVDIFLMGKSDLPSKDIAGDLVGVQ is encoded by the coding sequence GGTTCACGTTGTATGGACTGTGGTATTCCTTTCTGTCATAGTGGTTGTCCATTAGGAAACTTAATTCCTGATTTTAACCACATGGTACATCAAGGTGAATGGCAAAAAGCCTCTTTAATATTACACTCAACAAACAACTTCCCTGAGTTTACAGGACGTTTATGTCCTGCTCCATGTGAGAAAGCTTGTGTATTAGGTATTATTGAAGATCCTATTTCTATTGAAAACATAGAAAAGAATATTGTAGAGCGTGCTTTTAAAGAAGGATGGATTAAACCGCAACCACCTAAAAACAGAACAGGAAAAACTGTAGCTGTTGTAGGTTCTGGACCTGCTGGTTTGGCTGCTGCTCAACAATTAAACAGAGCTGGACATACAGTAACTGTTTTTGAAAGAGATGATGAAGTTGGAGGATTGTTACGTTACGGTATTCCAAACTTTAAAATGGAAAAAGGAATTATTGACCGTCGTGTAGCTATTTTAGAAGCTGAAGGAATTACTTTTAAAGTAAATGCAAACGTAGGTGTAAATGTTTCTGTTGAAGAATTAAAAGCTTTTGATGCCATTACATTATGTGGTGGAGCAACTCAAAGACGTTCTTTACCTACTCCAGGTATTGATGCTGATGGTGTTGTACAAGCAATGGATTTCTTAACTCAACAAACTAAAGTTGTATTTGGAAAAGAAGTTAAAGATCAAGTTTTAGCTACTGATAAAAATGTAATTGTTATTGGTGGTGGAGATACAGGTTCTGACTGTGTAGGTACTTCTAACCGTCAAGGAGCTAAATCTGTGGCTAATTTTGAAATTATGCCTAAGCCTCCTGGACATAGATCACCAACTACTCCATGGCCTTATTGGCCTTTACAGTTAAAAACATCTACTTCTCACAAAGAAGGATGTGATAGAAACTGGTTAATCAACACTAAAGAATTCATCAAAGATGAAAACGGAAAATTAACAGCTTTAAAAACTGTTAATGTTGAATGGAAAATGGTTCCTGGACAAAGACCTCAATTGATAGAAATTGAAGGTTCTGAAAAAATTTGGCCTTGTGATTTAGCATTATTAGCCTTAGGATTTACAGGTCCAGAAGCTACTATTGCTGAGCAATTAGGAATTGAGACAGATGCTCGTTCTAATTATAAAGCTGAATACGGAAGCTACCAAACAAATATTCCAAATGTATTTGCTGCAGGAGATATGCGTAGAGGACAATCATTAATTGTTTGGGCAATTTCTGAAGGTCGTGAAGCAGCTAGACAAGTAGATATTTTCTTAATGGGTAAATCTGATTTACCTTCTAAAGATATTGCAGGAGATTTAGTTGGAGTTCAATAA